The stretch of DNA GCTAAGATGGGGTTACCTTATACTAAGGCCCCTATCTTCTATAATCCGAGGATGAAGCTCAATAGGGATGTGGCTATCTCAATATTCTCATCCCTGTCCCTTAAGAGCGCAGCTGATCTAATGGCGGCATCGGGTGTCAGGGCACTGAGGCTTAAAGCTGAGGGCGGTGCGGAGGAAGTATTGGCTTGCGATTCCAATTGCCTATCAGTTCAAATAATAAGGATGAATGTGAAACTAAATAATCTGAGCGGTATCAGAGTGAAATGTTCTGATGCGAGGCTCGAAGCTGAGAGGATGGCTTGGGAAAATGAGAGAGTAGATTACTTAGACCTAGATCCCTTCGGGTCTCCAGCACCCTTCCTAGACTCCTTCCTGAGGGCAGTGAGACGCGGGGGTATAATAGGGGTCACTGCTACAGACGAGCCCCCTCTATTCGGTATATATCCCGATAAACTGTTTAGATATTACGGGGTTTGGGGCAAGAAATTACCATTTTGTAAGGAATTTGGGATAAGATCTCTGATATCCTTCACTATTAGAACCGCGGCGAGATTAGATCTAGCAGCCGAGCCCCTCTTATCCTACGGGGAGGGGCACTATGTGAGAGCTTACTTCAAGATTGAGAGGGGGGCTGAGAGATCTAAGCGCCTCCTGAAGGAGCTAGGATGGGTCCTTTACAGAGAGGGAGATTTTGAGATCTTAAGAGGGATAGATGAGATACCTAAGGGGGCGATGGGGCCTATTTGGATTGGAAAGATAATTGAACCCGAATTCCTCGGGAGATTGAGTCCTCTGAATGATGATGTTAGGAAGCTCTTCGAGAAGCTCAAGGAGGAAGCTGAAGGCCCTCCATTCTACCAAAGACTAGATCTCATATGTTCTAAGCTAAATGTTAGGATCCCTAAGCCCAAAATTGTGATAGAATCCCTCAGGGAAATGGGTCACTTCGCAGCTAGATCCCACTTAGATCCCCTCGGTATTAAGACGACAGCTAAGAGAGAGGAGTTAGAGGATCTAGTCAGGAAACTCACTTCTTCCTGAAGAGGATCATGGCATGCTTAGGATCGTATGGGGAGAGGTCTATGGATTCGAGGAGCTCATATCTACCGGTTTCTAAGACCTCCCTCTCAACTCTCTTGTATATCTTCTTGGGGGAGAGTGTGACATCTATACTGCTCGCCTTGACAGCTATGATAGCTACCCCACCGCTCTTCAGGAATAAGTCAGAGTTCTTGAGCAAGATATCTACTTGATCCGGTTGAGCGACATCCTCATAGATGACATCGACCTCTGTAACGAGCCAACTATAGTTGTAAGGTCTCCTAGCGCTCTCCAATATCGGAACGATATTCTTCCTGAATTCGGCTACTCTAAGAAGATCTCTCATCACCCAGTGCGCTACCTCTACTCCGAATATCACCCCGCTCTCCTCTATAATATCGCTTATATGAGAGGCAGTCGTGCCAGAGGCTATGCCGAGGTAGAGGACCTTGGATCCCCTCCTGAACGGGAAGTTCTTCAATCCATTGTATATCGCTGCAGCTAACTTCGATCTCTTCGGGTTCCATATCCTGTATTCCACACCCTGAACTTCCCTCAATGTCTCATCGTATACTTTGATCCCGGGAGTTAAGTTCCTCGTGGCCAAAAGCTTCTTCCCGTCCAAAATCCAGTAAACATTCTTAAAATTTTCATCCTCCTTTACTCTCACTCTTAACAGCCTCCAACAGTTTCTTAATTTTCTCTTCTATCTCCATCCTCAAGCGATCCCCTATGTACTTCCCATTCCCATAGACATCGACTCTGGCAGCTATCGCTATCTTAGTAGCTAGAAGCCTGGATATCTTCCCTCTCAAGCTCCTCGGGGCTCCTCTCACCTCCTTAGCTTGGAAGATGACGCCGTGTTTCGGGGGTTTCGTCCCCTTAGTTAAGTGCATGAATATCGCCTTATGAGCGCCTAATATCTGTATTGAGCTAGCAGGAAGACTAGCAAGCCTCTCAAGACTTCCCGCAATAGCTATCAATCTAGCACCAACCATAGGATGAACTACAGCTGATAGATTCGGGGCAGCTCTCTTCATTAGGTCTTCTATATAGAGCTCCATTTCTCTTTTAGCCTCATAAAGCTCAAGCCAACTTAATGCTGCTCTCCTTATCGCTTGAAGATCTGTATCACTCAAATCAGCTCCAATAGAATCTCTTGAAGCCTTAATTATCTTCTTAATGGTCTTCTCATCGAAACCCGCTTCCTCAAGAACTCTCTGATTCAACTTCCTCCTATCTGGTTCTATGGATATGAGCTTCATGAAATCGTAGTGATCCTCTATTAGTTCATCGAGCTCAGGGAAGTGTATAGAGTACCACTCCCTTATAGTAGGCGCTATTATATTCAACGCTTTGTTCGAATGGTCGACGAAATCAATAGCCTTTATAACTTGTTGATCTAGGGAGCTGAGCCTCTCCCTAACGCCAGACTTCGAGAGCAGGATGCCTAACTCATTCAGGATCTGGAAGTACTCTTTCTGCTTGATCTCTCCCCAAGCTTGGGAGGCGTATTTCAGAGGGGAGCTCCTGATCGCGGAGAAGGGCTTCTCACTCGGTGATAATACAGAAGCTCTCCCCATCCCATCTAAGACCTCCTTGAGGATAGAATCGTTGACTACTATCTCATCGGCATCTACACCCGATAATATCTTACTCACCGCTTCCCTTACGAATACCCTCCTCTCTAGTATACTCGCGATAGCCCCCACATCCCTAGGGAAGGGTACGAGCTCTAGCAACTTCCCATTCTCATCGAGCAATAAGATACCGTAAGGTTGTATCGCTAAGAATACTCTCAAGAGGACCCCTCATATCGGATGTTGTCCGGGTTTCCTATTGAGCACATACCTCTTATAGTACAGGAGCTTCATCCTGACTCTAGGTGGGGGGCTCCTCCTCTCCCTAGCCTCTACTTTGGGAGTGAGCGATCTAACTTTACCCGCTTTATTTAGGGCACCGTGAGTTCCCCTGGGCATCCTCTCACTATGGCTAAGTGGGGCTCCCCATTAATATACGTTTGCATGAGTTACGTGCCAACATTTACATGTGATCCATGGACTTAGGGACATTCGACCTTTCGAAGCCCCGAATATACCACGTAGCTATTGGAAGAGCTCCGATGTCTCTCTCTTTTCATCTCTCTTCATCAGTAATTGCCTATAGTCCTCTATCAAACTCACTATATCGAACTCAGTGCCTCTCTTCAACTCCTTATTTTCTCCGCTTCTAGCTAGCAACTTCAGGGCTTCATCCATCGGTATCACTGGTGTTATCCCATTCCAAGCTATCCTATAATTCTCCTCAGAGTCGACGAATATGCCTTCCTCTGAAGCTCTCATCAGGAAATCCGGGGGAGGGGGCCTACCCCTATAGAGTAAGATCTTGACCCCAATGCTCTTAAGTTTCTTGACGACGCTACTACTAGCTCCTGAAGCATCTAAAACTAATATGACCTCAGCGTTCTCATTCATAGAATCTATCTTTTCCTTAGCCAGTGAGGAGAGTACCTTGATCTTTATCCCA from Candidatus Korarchaeum sp. encodes:
- a CDS encoding fibrillarin-like rRNA/tRNA 2'-O-methyltransferase, with amino-acid sequence MRVKEDENFKNVYWILDGKKLLATRNLTPGIKVYDETLREVQGVEYRIWNPKRSKLAAAIYNGLKNFPFRRGSKVLYLGIASGTTASHISDIIEESGVIFGVEVAHWVMRDLLRVAEFRKNIVPILESARRPYNYSWLVTEVDVIYEDVAQPDQVDILLKNSDLFLKSGGVAIIAVKASSIDVTLSPKKIYKRVEREVLETGRYELLESIDLSPYDPKHAMILFRKK
- a CDS encoding 30S ribosomal protein S30e, giving the protein MPRGTHGALNKAGKVRSLTPKVEARERRSPPPRVRMKLLYYKRYVLNRKPGQHPI